Within Triticum dicoccoides isolate Atlit2015 ecotype Zavitan chromosome 1B, WEW_v2.0, whole genome shotgun sequence, the genomic segment ATTCCAGTTTAGACATACATTTCATAGTACTCACATACGTGCATTTCATAATACATATATGTTATGCGTACAATCAATCGTGCATTTCATAATACATATATGTTATGCGTACAATCAATCTTACATATCTGACATAGATAATTAATGTATATATacaatatacgccacccatataggTTGTCGGCGTCGTCGCCTCCGCAAGCCGGTGTTGGTGGTGTTgatgtcgtcgtcgtcgccgcagcACCGTGACAATGTCGATATCGTCGTCATCGTTGCCACTGCAGCCCTGTGTCGATGTCTCATGCCCATGTGTTCCCTACTAGGAACTCACAAATCCTGGAATTAAACAATAAACCAAGACCACTACTAGGAACTCACAATGACCTGGAGCATTAGTACAGTATAACATCAGAAACAAAAGCATATAGTAGCATCATAGTATATATGAATTATAAGCAGTACCAAACAGACCAATCCTAGAAATTGGGGAAAACCCAACTTAAGAAGGATACGGTGCTAGGCATGACCACAAGTGAAAGGAGATAAGAAATTCCAAGGCAGTACCAAATCTTATTATAGATTCCAAATCTAAGCTTTTGAGGCAAATTGTAACAAGCAAAGGTTGTGCACCAAGTAGAAGTAATTCCCAGGTCATTCGCAAGCAATCAAGAAGGCATCGGAAACAACAGACGTATTACCAACATTGTACCCTTTCCTGTCAGGTCATTTCCATTTAACTCTTGGTTGCAGATGTATTATTGTTGTAGTAATAGTAATCATCAGCAGTAACAAACACTTGGTGTGTCAACTAATAAGCATCAGAACCAACAATGATCTATCTAGCTACACAATTGTTCTAGTATTACGGTCTATTTGAGTAGCAGAAAAACAGAGTTGTTCTAAAACAGAACATAGGGGAGTTTGTAGGTACCTGGGTTTGGCCATGGACGCAAAATCAGGACAACTCAGAAATCTGTCAACTGGACATTTCTATGATGAACAATCCTTCAGACTCACATGATGGAAAAAATGCAACTTCCATTGGGCTATAGGAACACTACAAATAGGACGGAATGTGTTAGGTATTGAACACGTGAATGGATTTTTGTATGAGACTACCCAGACCAAATTGTATGGCTTTTAATATTCTGTAGCACAAATAAACTACAACTTTGTAGCTTTCAAGCTGCCCAATAATACATGGTACTTTTGAGATCAAGAGACGGTAGCAAAACTCATTGCAATGCAATTTACCATTGAGATAAGTAAATGCTGCGACTTATTCATTACATAGATGCAAATAATAAGGCCAACTTGGAGTTTGGGAATGGTGCATTGAATTACAAAAGAATTTGCAGAATGCTTTGATGTCACAATAAAGCAGGGGAACATGTGAAATATAATCGAGAAAGTAGAAAAAGGAATATTACCTGACATAACTTTTCATTAATTCCCGTCAGTTCACCCACCAGAATAGCTTGAGAAATACACTCTCAAACCCCAAGATGCAAATTACTACTTCCCCGTTGTCCTCTTCATTCCAGAACAACTCATTAATAAGTGGGAACAATAGCAGCAAACAAAAAAATAGTCATTCATGCGGAGTAATATACATACAACCACATGCTATTGACACCTCTCAGACTTTTTTACCTTATTAAATATTATTTAGCTGCTACAAATTTCCCTATCACCTCTCTGTACATCTGTGGCGCATGAAAGAGAAAAATTGTTCATTCGTACTTAGTAAGCACCcaacaaaaaaatcatattttaacTTGTGTATGGCAAGTCAGAGTTGAGAAGCTTGATATGGAagcatgagatgttccaaggagagGAGCGTACATATACATATGcaggggggagaggaggaaggacgcATTAGAAGTAGGGATGGCAGGCAATGGATGTAGTGGCACGCGCCATGGAATAATTAATCCAGTCACAACAACCTAAAAGTGGAATTCTAGTTGGATAAACATCAAACGACTCAAAGTTATGATGCTAGCATGTAACTCCTATGATTGACATGTAGGCTCAACTGGGCAAAAATAAAATCATATAGTTGCAGATCTAAATAAGTAAGAAGCAATTAACAATATCTGCTTGATCTAAATATCTCGTGTGAACAGCCAAACTGCAGAAAAGCACAGCTGAACTGCAGAAAAGCACACCAAATCAACCGCCAATGGTGTGCTCCAGTGAAAGTGAATTTGCCCGTGCGCCCCCGGGATGGCATCTTCCTCTTGTAAGATTTCAAGTTTTCAACTAATCATGATAAATTCCTGGCACTTGCCTGAAACGCCAAGGGCATTAACCCGAAACTTAACTCAACTATGGTCTCTCCTACAGCTGGGAAAATATATGGTGCTAGCTCTGACTGAAAACTGACATGTGCATGACCATGACTATGCTGCACAAACAACTGAAATAAAATGTCTAAGAACAAACATATCTTCTCTGCTCCAACCAACTTTTGTCTAGAGCTCAAGACAATCATGCAGGAAATCCACACAGCTAAATTACACAAAATAGAACACCTTCATCAGATTGAGAAATTATGGTCAATTACCTCTCTTGGTCATGTTGTCTCGGACAGATGCCAAGCTCGGCGTTGccctcctgctccagctgctcgtcCCGCCACAGGCGCCTGACCGCCTCAGCCTCTCATGCCGCCCGCGCCCCTGCAGATCCTCCACCAGCACGGCCTGCGGCATCACCGCCTCGTACACCGCCTCCTCCGTCTCCGTCCGCGCCGCCACTAGGCTCGCCCTCGGGGTCGCCGCCACGCCCCGCCTCCACGCCATGGCGGGGAGCAGCCCGGGCTGGCCGCCACGATGGGCCTGGTCGGCCGAGTGGTGGAGGAAGGCTGCGCGCCCGTACGGCCTGTAGGATGCCGCCATGGATCGGAGAGAGGGATATATGGGGACGACAGCAATCGAAGAAGAATGGGGAGGGGATCCCGGCGGAAGAGGAGAGGAGAGTAGGTGGAAGGGAGGCCGACGTAGGAGAGGAGACAAGGTAGATCGAAGGGAATCTGGATCGCGGGGGTGGGTGGGGCGTGGGAGTGGACTGGGACGGTTGGTGGGCTGTGGGAATGGATCGGGGGTGTGGTCCAGCATGGGATTGGGGTAGCGGTAGCGCAGGGTATATGACAGGCGCTATAACTATccatttagtagtagcgtgggtatcctcaaaaaaaaaagtagtagcgtgggtctaaAATCCACGCTGTTACTATAGTCACACGGTCGAAAATATTTACTAATAGCGTGTTATTTTTAGCCACGCGCTACTAGTAAATAGCAGTAGCGTAAGTCAATATAGCGCGCTACTGGTAATCAGTTGTCTataagctttttcctagtagtgtaagcaCCAGCACCGAAttggccaaccactcaggatgaaaaacttcaaagaTGAACCCAgccaccaagagccgggccacttcttcaccaatggctttacgcctctcctcattgaagcgacgaagaaattgcttgaccggcttaaacttcagatcaatattaagagtatgcttagcgagttctctcggtacacccggcatgtcacaaggtttccacgcaaagatgtcccgattctcatggatgaactcgatgagcgcgctttcctatttaggatccaggttagcactgatactgaactgcttggatgaatcgccaggaacaaagtcaactagcttagtgtcatcggccgacttaaacttcaacaccggatcatgctctgtggttggctttttcaatgATGTCATATCGGCCAGATCAACATTTtgtttatagaacttcaactcctctgttaagaagacagattcagcataggcagggTCAccatcttcacactccaaagctattttctgACTTCCATGCACTGTGAAGGTCCCCTTGTAACCTGGCATCTTAAGATGCAGATAAACATAgcaaggtcgtgccatgaacttggcataagccggccatgCAAGCAGAGCGTGGTACGGGCTTCTAATTTttccacttcaaaggttaacttctcggcctggaatcatactcatccccaaaggctacttcctccTCAATCTTGCCTACAGGGTGCACTAACTTTcgcggcaccactccatggaaaactgtATTGGACGACTTAAGATTTTCGTCAGTCAACCCCATGCAATagaaagtatcatagtaaaggatattaatgctactacccacatccatgagtaccttagtgaatttgtatccaccaacttgaggcgccaccaccaaagccaagtgacccggattatcaacccggggtgggtgatcctctcgactccacataatgggttgctcagacaatcacaagtaatggggaactgccggctcaacggtgTTCACAGCCCTCTTGTGGAGCTTCTGGTCCCGCTTGaataaacttgtggtgaagacgtggtactgcccGTTATTCAACTGCTTCTGATGACTTTGATATCCAGACTGATATTGCTGCTGATACCCTTGACCAGATTATTGATTGTATCCACCCTAATTACTTTGcttgtaaccaccctgattaccttgatggtGTTCGTGACCCTGGAAGCcagaattagaaccgccacctccataaACCGGGCCATGAGAACCGCCCCCACCAGAACCTGAGCTGCCACCCGACCCATGATTGTTctggaaaaaatcagaattttttaacTCCCTCATAAtttgacaatctttccaaaggtgggtGGATGGCCTTTCCTTCgtgccatgctttgggcagggctgattcaacaaatgcCCAAGATTGACACCCCCAGCCCAAGGAGGTGGCTCCCCTTACGATGCTGACCATTATTCTGCATGCTGGTGTTGGCCACAAAATGTGAATTaccatcagccttgcgcttaccgttgccccCTTAACTCACCGGGTTATGCTGAtgacccttggtgttgccactcttctttccctttcccggcttatcatcatcagactcggggtccttggtactatcagagtcggcatatttaactAAAGCTGCCATCAActgccccatatcattgcaatcgcacttgagccgccctagcttctgcttGAGAGGCAAAAaaggcaattcttctccaacattaaaactgctgagccggcattgatgttatccgatgagtgcaggatagccttgacccggcgcacccactgGGTCCTTCGCTCGCCCGCTCCTTGGGCGCAAGCATCCAAAtcacaatcgacatgggttgtttgca encodes:
- the LOC119349001 gene encoding uncharacterized protein LOC119349001, with protein sequence MAASYRPYGRAAFLHHSADQAHRGGQPGLLPAMAWRRGVAATPRASLVAARTETEEAVYEAVMPQAVLVEDLQGRGRHERLRRSGACGGTSSWSRRATPSLASVRDNMTKREDNGEVVICILGFESVFLKLFWWVN